A window of Tatumella citrea genomic DNA:
ATGCCGTTCTGTTCATTAATTATGAAACAGAACGGAAATATCCATAGTAATAATAATCTGGCAGCAGTGGAGAATACCCACTGCTGCCAGCGTGTTTTTAAATTTCTTGAAATAATTATTCAGTTTTCAATGATCAGATTAATTAATGTGAGGGAATGAACGGATGCTTTTCGTGTAATAAAATGTTAGCCGATGTATTTATCTGTAGGGGGTGTTTACAGAGACTTAAGTGGCGGGGTAGTTATATGATTAAAGTCAATGAATGATTATTCCGTGAATATTTATCGGGAATATTTTATCAGGAAATGGTATTTCTTATTCCGACAAAAATAATATTCCCTATGTATTCATTAATTCAGAGAACACCATGACTGATACCATCAAAAACATTAAACATTTAGACCTCGATAAGGCCTTTCAGCAACTGCTAAGAGAGGAACGATTTGGTTCACAAGCCGAGTTTGTAGAGTATCTGACTGCGAATGGCTTCGCCCATATAAACCAGTCGAAAGTATCACGTATGCTGACCAGCTATGGCGCGGTCAGAACCCGCAATGCCAGAATGGAAATGGTCTATTGTCTGCCGGCAGAGCGGGGGATACCTACCGCGAAAACCACCCTGAAAAGTTCTGTGCTGAGTGTTGAAACCAATGACTGGATGGTCGTCGCACATACGGTTCCCGGTGCGGCACCTTTGATTGCCCGCTTGCTTGATTCCTGCGGAAAATCGGATGGTATTCTGGGAACTGTAGCCGGCGATGATACTATATTTGTCGTTCCGGTAATTGGTATTAATTCTCAACAGTTACAGCAGTCAGTAATAGGGATTCTGAATTCAGATGGCTGAAGAATATAACTATTCGGGTTAACTGATTATATTTTCTGTGGTCAATTTATGAAGGTGATTTATGGATATTAAATCCGTCCTGGCCGAACGGGTCAGACTGGCGATGGAAGAGAGTAATATAACAACAGATAAATCTGTTTCTGTACGTCCGTCTGGCCGACCTGAGTTCGGCGATTATCAGATAGATAGTATGATGGCTCTTGGAAAATCTCAGGGGCAAAATCCATTATTGTTAGCTGAGCAGGTGGCCGGGCAGCTGATGAATAATAAACAGAGCAGAGAAATTATTGACCGGGCTGAAGCCGTCAAGCCCGGATTTATTAATCTGTTTCTGAATGAGCAGTGGATACTGCATCAGACGGGGCTGGCATTTAAAGATGCCCGGTTGTCGGTCGCGAAGCAGCCGGCACAGCATGTGGTGGTGGATTATTCATCACCTAATGTGGCTAAAGAGATGCATGTGGGCCATTTGCGTTCAACCATTATTGGTGATGCCAGCGTCAGGACTCTGGAGTTCCTGGGGCATAAGGTCACACGGGTGAATCATATCGGTGACTGGGGCACCCAGTTTGGTATGTTGATTGCCTATCTGGAAAAAGCTGAGAATGACGGTGATATTTCCCTGTCTGACCTTGAAGGATTTTATCGCGCCGCCAAAAAATTGTATGACGAAGATCCTGATTTTGCACTGAGAGCCCGCAGCTATGTAGTTAAGCTGCAGCAAGGGGACGAATATTGTCGCCGGATGTGGCATAAGCTGGTGGATATTTCGATGACGCAAAACCAGAAAAATTACGACCGGTTAGGCGTCTCGTTGTCTCCCGCCGATATTCGCGGCGAAAGTTCTTATAATGCAATGCTGCCAGAGATAGTTAATGACCTGCTGGATCGCGGTATTGCGACTGAAGAGTCTGAGACTGTCATGGTGTATCTGGATAACTATCGCAATAAACAGGGCGAGCCGATGGGGGTAATCATCCGTAAACAGGATGGCGGATATTTGTATACCACTACCGATATTGCCTGCGCCAAATATCGTTATCAGACGCTGCATGCCGATCGGGTTCTCTATTATATTGATGCGCGGCAGCATCAGCATTTAATGATGGCCTGGGAAATCGTTCGCCGTGCCGGATATGTTCCACCATCCGTTAGCCTGGAACATCATAAATTTGGCATGATGCTGGATAAAGAGGGCAAACCGTTTAAAACCCGTGAGGGAGGAACCATTCGCCTGGCGGAACTGCTTGAAGAAGCCGTGGTTCGTGCCCATAAACTGGTCAGCGAAAAATCACCGCATTTGCCAGCAGAAGAGCTGAGTGAACTTTCGGAAGTGATTGGTATTGGAGCGGTTAAATATGCAGATCTGTCGAAAAACCGTATAACAGACTATGTATTTGACTGGGATTTAATGCTGAGTTTTGAAGGCAATACCGCACCTTATATTCAGTATGCCTGCGCGCGGATTAGCTCGATTTTGCGTAAAGCTGAGCTGAGCCAGTCTCAGACTGACTCTCTGGTGACTGATCTGCGATTTACTTCGGGCGCAGAGAGAAGTCTGGCGGTGAAGATTCTGCAATTTGAGGAAGCACTACAGGGTGTGGCACGGGAAGGGATGCCTAATATCATGTGTAATTATCTCTACGAACTGGCTTCCCTGTTTTCCGGGTTTTATGCGGCATCGCCTATTCTGAATCATGATCATCCGGAAGAGCGGCAAAGCCGGTTGGCACTGGCGGCGTTAACCGGGCGGGTGTTAAAGCAGGGTATGGATACGCTGGGGCTTAAGGTGCCCGAAAGGATGTAAACTCTGGCAGGCCGCGGGCCTGCTATAATTTTCTACGCACGAAAAAAAAGCTTATCAAAACAGATTTGATAAGCTTTCTTATATTGGTTGCGGGGGCCGGATTTGAACCGACGACCTTCGGGTTATGAGCCCGACGAGCTACCAGGCTGCTCCACCCCGCGTCCGTGTGACTGTCATTAGTGCTTTACATTGTATTGGTTGCGGGGGCCGGATTTGAACCGACGACCTTCGGGTTATGAGCCCGACGAGCTACCAGGCTGCTCCACCCCGCGTCCGTGTGACTGTCATTAGTGCTTTACATTGTATTGGTTGCGGGGGCCGGATTTGAACCGACGACCTTCGGGTTATGAGCCCGACGAGCTACCAAGCTGCTCCACCCCGCGTCCGCGTAACTATCTTTACTGCTTAACAATGTATTGG
This region includes:
- the argS gene encoding arginine--tRNA ligase; the protein is MDIKSVLAERVRLAMEESNITTDKSVSVRPSGRPEFGDYQIDSMMALGKSQGQNPLLLAEQVAGQLMNNKQSREIIDRAEAVKPGFINLFLNEQWILHQTGLAFKDARLSVAKQPAQHVVVDYSSPNVAKEMHVGHLRSTIIGDASVRTLEFLGHKVTRVNHIGDWGTQFGMLIAYLEKAENDGDISLSDLEGFYRAAKKLYDEDPDFALRARSYVVKLQQGDEYCRRMWHKLVDISMTQNQKNYDRLGVSLSPADIRGESSYNAMLPEIVNDLLDRGIATEESETVMVYLDNYRNKQGEPMGVIIRKQDGGYLYTTTDIACAKYRYQTLHADRVLYYIDARQHQHLMMAWEIVRRAGYVPPSVSLEHHKFGMMLDKEGKPFKTREGGTIRLAELLEEAVVRAHKLVSEKSPHLPAEELSELSEVIGIGAVKYADLSKNRITDYVFDWDLMLSFEGNTAPYIQYACARISSILRKAELSQSQTDSLVTDLRFTSGAERSLAVKILQFEEALQGVAREGMPNIMCNYLYELASLFSGFYAASPILNHDHPEERQSRLALAALTGRVLKQGMDTLGLKVPERM
- the argR gene encoding transcriptional regulator ArgR translates to MTDTIKNIKHLDLDKAFQQLLREERFGSQAEFVEYLTANGFAHINQSKVSRMLTSYGAVRTRNARMEMVYCLPAERGIPTAKTTLKSSVLSVETNDWMVVAHTVPGAAPLIARLLDSCGKSDGILGTVAGDDTIFVVPVIGINSQQLQQSVIGILNSDG